The Bicyclus anynana chromosome 9, ilBicAnyn1.1, whole genome shotgun sequence DNA window TTTCTCGTGTTAATAATGTATTGGTTAAGCGAACTTACAATGTTGTTGAAATCTTTAAAAAAgagaaaatgtaattttattaaaaggatAGAAGTATAAATAATGCTGTGCTAGTAAATCACACCCATATTCAAAAGATATTATTAAAcacatgaaaacaaaaaataaatcaactatAATACTTGGGTATGCTTTACCAGTGTAGCCTAagctaagaaaaataaaagataaatattatagttCCGTGGATTGTTATTTGGTTTCCTAAGTAATATCATGTATACCTTCCTTGCTTTGAATACCTTATGCTTTTATGTGCATTCGTGAGAACGTTTGTATACCATACATGTACCTAGATGGTGTGTGTTAACCGAAATGGATTGTTGATGTGACCTGGGTGTATCGTTAATTTCCTTGTCATTAACTTCACCAATCATGATTTTCGCAACATACCTAAAGTCTTTTAAATTGGACTGACGCCATGGAATTAAACGCTTGCTCATATAAACAACAATTACAATACCTTCTGAATGTATAAaaccttaaaaagaaagaaactcTAACCACGCCAAATGATGTATGTCTATATCGTGCTGAAAAGTAAACTTTTTCAGATTAATTGATAAGTCTCCACAGTGTAACAATGTAAagaataattgaatatttaccTATAGGAAATCTTACTAGTTGTGTGTCATTACGACATCTTATaggatatatacctactatgcaCTTAATTTGGTCATAAGTACactgtaatttatatttctttaatcGCACCTGGCCTCCCTCGCCTTCAACACTTTGGAGTTCACGCCATTCTTCAATCGTTTGTGCCAGATCAACTTGGCACAGGGGCACCTTCACTTCGCCGATCTGATCGTGTTTGGAGAATCGGTCAAAGTCGAATATCGCAAACACTAGAGTTTTGTTCATCGCATCTGCGTATGGTACGTTCTGCACAAAAAATAGGAAATGCTCGTTTAGAAGCGTTATTAGCGATAAATAGTTTGttgatgttatttatttaaatgctttaattgaaaaattttaaacagaGCAAACTTGCCTTAAATACAAAAGTTTCGTTGAAAACAGGGCTCAGAGTTTTTCGGTGTACTTTGGTTTCaaacttcttcttcttatcCGGCAGTAGGTACACTTTTACATAAGGATCTGACGTTCCACCCATGTCCAAAGCCGGGAGGTCTTCAGCTTGGATGACAGTTACTGACAGACTGTTGCTATTAAAGTCATATTCCAGCTGTAAATCGATGCATGTAAAGTTAGTTAAAATGTGAACTATTATTAAACAGTAACGAGTGAAATGGTATTGAAGTGAATTTACCATCGATGATTCAAATTAAAGCACTAGAAagtgaaaaattaaagtaaacatgATAAACATGTTACGATTTTTAACAAAACTGAGAAAGTATTGGAAAACAAGTAGAAATATGAATATCATGGACCAATGAATTTAGTTGGACACTTTTAAATCAGTATTCAATTCGTTTCCTGGTCTTCATTAGTAGATAGCTGCACGATTCCCGTAACCAACCTTGTACTGGACCTTTCCTAGCTTCTGTTCCTCTTTCTTGTCTTCTCCGTCGTCTGGTTCCTCAGCATTCTCCGTGAGCTCCTCCATATCCGGCTGAACCTACATGCACGTCCCGCGGCAAATTTCACATGAATATAGGATATCTTATCAATTAAAGAGTATGTTATATGAATACtgaatttataaattgttaagagCTGAAAGCAAGGTTTTCGGTGGCTCATTATGAAAactcttttatttaactttataaaaacATTCATGGACCGTGCGTTGCCTGTCTTGACTAATGGTCTTGAAACATTACCTTTTCTTTGTATGCTGAGCCTAAAAGCTGGACGGACTTGAAGTCGACCCCTTTCATCCCCTTTTTGCCATCCTTGGAACGTCTCTTGCGGAAACATCGCCGAATGCAACAGAAGCAAATCCCCAACACAACAACAGCTACCCCTGTATGAAACGAAATTCAGCAATCATACAGAAGATTTACAAGACTACTGTTAGAAATGTTGTGTTGTAAGGATCAAAAAGTTGAGCAGAAAAAGGGAACAGATTTtgcaaacaaaattttattgagATAGATGTGTGGTATGACTCTGATggttaaaataagaaatagcTATTTATAGGGGAAGTCTaaaagtggcgccagtgacagaataGTTGATGATTAATGTTAGCTtggtatgtacaatgtacatatggACACAGAATGTGTGATGTACTaagatgaaagtcatattaccagaagagcaatgaaattgcaagtggaaggacacaagaggagaagAAGGCCAAAAAATAAATGGTTGGagattgataaaaaaaagatttgtatATAAAAGTAGATgataaatttacaaataatagaaGTAAATGGGTTGGTTGGGATGGGAAAAAAAAGAGTTTAATACATTTTGCCGCTCTTACTTAGTGGGATAAGGAAAAGGAAATGTCGTGAAAGTATAGCATTGTGTaacgcatttatttttattttttttgcatttatatttaaGAGATCACTTACCCACAAGAATGGCGACTAATTGCCACGTTTCCATATTCATCTTGTGAGCAATTTCAGCCGTCTTCTCTGCTATCGATTCTTGTGTGGTAGTTGTTGTGGGCGGGCCCTCTGTAGCATTTGGGCTCACGGACACTCCTGCCAATTAAATAGGTATCAATATACATACCTTCTTCAATTTTACCTACTTCAATTACTACCtacttcaattttaatttaatgcgTAAAGTACAACTTAACTCAATTATCAATCATGAATCaatgtcagcctattttatatAGGTCCTCTATAAGTCTATAGGGTCAAGTCTTCTTTCTTATAGGAGAACCACAAAGCTTCGAGCTTCATAATCCCTTTATGAAGCTCGAAGCTTTGTGGTCTAAGCCCTGTATCCCATAGCCTTGAAGAAGGTAAGCCTGGGCTGTTaaaatgggttgacaatgatgatgactaaataATACTACTTCAGTTGAGCGGTTGGTAGTGCAGGGCCAAATCGAATGCAAAATATCCAGGGGCCGATCTCCAActcgctggacggatttagtcGAGGCTGCTGCACAATCATCcatgcagccaatcgccaaaagtggaggtccattgcacagaaggcgtcgttcatcgctgcaaccatgaacactctgccaagagtgaatTAAGAAGAGAAAGAATACTAAGTACGATGTAGTTACCTGGTGTCGGGGTGGTCATGTTTGAGACGGTAGCGTTGGCGGCGGTGGGCGTCTTCTCGGTGAGCTCTTCGGCCTCGCGGCGCCAGCGCTGGTGCGCCGACAGTGGGGGCGACATCTTGGCTGCGGGAAAAATACTTATTTCAGTAGAGGATCTCAATATAAAACTACTTTCACCGAACTGGTTATTGGATGAAGAGTTTttgaaatcaaattaaatatctcaataTTGCCAATGGGTAGACTAAAGAATTCAAGTCCAGAATATGATTAATTgacaattcattatttttttttacttcctaCCTATTGCAATGATTTGGTTAGTAGACAAATTCTGTACCGATCAAGCGAGCGAGAGAATGAGGCTTGTAGAATATGCAAACGTTAGGTTGACTATTTTTTCCCCTCCCTGTTACATACAACTGTTGGGTAGGCACGTTTAAATAGATAAATCGATACTAGTGATACCACTGGTCTGGTAAATGTTTTaaggttaaattaaaataaagattatttcatTACGAACACGGTGTTGTAGGATTGTCTGTGAAATATCAGCCCTGGATTCCGGATATCATCTTAATCATATTGGCTGGACTGGACTGAAATTGTTAGTCAATCCATCTgcaatacttatatttattgacatatttaatttgatataaaaaaaatttcatccaaTAATAATCTACTCGGTGAAGGTCATACGTCATACATAATGACAGATCGACCATTTGGTAAAtcttatataggtaggtacataaaattcTCGTGTGTTTTTTTTGCCATACTCCtctgaaacggcttgaccgactTTGATGGAACTTTTATATGTGTGTAACttatatgatttaaaaaaaaaaaaacaagtaggtaggtatatgtaggtacctatatctatctatataggaAATAATTAACTAACTTCGACAAAAATAGCACTCGGTTTTCTGAGGTAGTTGGTAAGTTTATAGGTTTCTTTGGTACAGCCGTTTCAgtcactaaaataaaataaataaatttttgaaattttcgtttttgtgatttcaaaaaatgtaaataagtacCAACTGATCCGAATCTGATCAAAAGATTTATGAAATTTATGTTTGTTGATGGAAATACGTAAGTATTATTAAGAAAATGAGCTTAATTTCTCCAAAAAATTACATGCACCCACAGTTTGGCAAGAGAGTATTTTAAGGTAACTGATTAAGACCAATTAAATtagaacacaaaattaaaaatttggaaaaaaaactaatgttaaaatttaattgagaaAGGAAAATTAcattcggctgtggctagttaccaccctatcgacaaaggcgtaccgccaagcgatttagcgttccggtacgatgtcgtgtagaaaccgaaagaggtgtggattttcatcatactcctaacaacatttgtagtcaagggttaacttgatttggttaaaaaaaaaacatacgcgttaaattgagaacctcctctttttttttgaagtcggttaataaaaagaaagtcccaaaattctaaattaagaagaataagttaaataatattcaattaagAAGTTATAATTAGCTAAGTATCAAAAGAGCTGCGGAGTGGGAATTGTTGAAAACCACAGCGCAAAACCGCAATTCCAAGTAGATATGAAGTTAAAGACGGAGGTGTCTTTAattaacaactagcggacgcccgcgacttcgttcgctcttagacctccttaatccagccctcttgcaaaatccgttcttagcggtcATATACCAACTGTTAACTACTTCCCTgcctaatttaaattaaatctttgcacatcaagtggttttcgagaatTCGTGATGTATtcattatatattaagattaataaatgtacaaaatataaaatactcgtaCGATATCAAAATTTGATTTAGGTATTTTCTTAAATAGAAAacagttaaccaacacttaTAGTTATTAATCAGTTATGTGCAGGGAGAAAATAGTGTCTAATATTATGCAGATTATGAAATTGATGGTGTTTGACTTTGTTACGATTCATAACAACTTGCAACTTCGTGTAACTTCACCAATTTCTTTACTATGAGGTGCTACCCACTCTGAGAacttatttctcaaaaaaagcTCAATACCACAGCTCATAAACAAAACGATCAACATTGTCCAAAAAGCTCAGGAAAGATGAGAAGACacactcttaaatctatggtagACTACAAGATCAAACAAGAATTGTAACGAGAAAAATTTTGGCACCGCTTTCATATGTAGGTCATAAGTTGAATtattgttaaaagatttttttttgtttttagtgttttCCAGGACAACTGAAACCAGAAAGTAGGTTCATTGGGACTTTTGTATTGACAGTTAACACCACTATTGTACccaattatttatttcagttattttgatttaaaactaatctactgaaccgattttcgtgaaaatttaaTGCGAATAaattggaattaaatttttgaaaacagaaaatatcaaaaattgttcataaatatcgaaattatgaggtaaaaaatttagaaaaatcaaCATACg harbors:
- the LOC112050614 gene encoding synaptotagmin 1 isoform X1; amino-acid sequence: MSPPLSAHQRWRREAEELTEKTPTAANATVSNMTTPTPGVSVSPNATEGPPTTTTTQESIAEKTAEIAHKMNMETWQLVAILVGVAVVVLGICFCCIRRCFRKRRSKDGKKGMKGVDFKSVQLLGSAYKEKVQPDMEELTENAEEPDDGEDKKEEQKLGKVQYKLEYDFNSNSLSVTVIQAEDLPALDMGGTSDPYVKVYLLPDKKKKFETKVHRKTLSPVFNETFVFKNVPYADAMNKTLVFAIFDFDRFSKHDQIGEVKVPLCQVDLAQTIEEWRELQSVEGEGGQDNKLGDICFSLRYVPTAGKLTVVILEAKNLKKMDVGGLSDPYVKIALMQNGKRLKKKKTSIKKCTLNPYYNESFTFEVPFEQIQKVNLVVTVVDYDRIGTSEPIGKVVLGYNASGTELRHWSDMLASPRRPIAQWHTLKDPEDGEKKD
- the LOC112050614 gene encoding synaptotagmin 1 isoform X5, whose amino-acid sequence is MSPPLSAHQRWRREAEELTEKTPTAANATVSNMTTPTPGVSVSPNATEGPPTTTTTQESIAEKTAEIAHKMNMETWQLVAILVGVAVVVLGICFCCIRRCFRKRRSKDGKKGMKGVDFKSVQLLGSAYKEKVQPDMEELTENAEEPDDGEDKKEEQKLGKVQYKLEYDFNSNSLSVTVIQAEDLPALDMGGTSDPYVKVYLLPDKKKKFETKVHRKTLSPVFNETFVFKNVPYADAMNKTLVFAIFDFDRFSKHDQIGEVKVPLCQVDLAQTIEEWRELQSVEGEGGQDNKLGDICFSLRYVPTAGKLTVVILEAKNLKKMDVGGLSDPYVKIALMQNGKRLKKKKTSIKKCTLNPYYNESFTFEVPFEQIQVRAEIASKFNVVKHCMDIGKSDENSIHNFNIIEIQRKMFSTFKFVLAM
- the LOC112050614 gene encoding synaptotagmin 1 isoform X3; its protein translation is MSPPLSAHQRWRREAEELTEKTPTAANATVSNMTTPTPGVSVSPNATEGPPTTTTTQESIAEKTAEIAHKMNMETWQLVAILVGVAVVVLGICFCCIRRCFRKRRSKDGKKGMKGVDFKSVQLLGSAYKEKVQPDMEELTENAEEPDDGEDKKEEQKLGKVQYKLEYDFNSNSLSVTVIQAEDLPALDMGGTSDPYVKVYLLPDKKKKFETKVHRKTLSPVFNETFVFKNVPYADAMNKTLVFAIFDFDRFSKHDQIGEVKVPLCQVDLAQTIEEWRELQSVEGEGGQLGDICFSLRYVPTAGKLTVVILEAKNLKKMDVGGLSDPYVKIALMQNGKRLKKKKTSIKKCTLNPYYNESFTFEVPFEQIQKVNLVVTVVDYDRIGTSEPIGKVVLGYNASGTELRHWSDMLASPRRPIAQWHTLKDPEDGEKKD
- the LOC112050614 gene encoding synaptotagmin 1 isoform X2, with translation MSPPLSAHQRWRREAEELTEKTPTAANATVSNMTTPTPGVSVSPNATEGPPTTTTTQESIAEKTAEIAHKMNMETWQLVAILVGVAVVVLGICFCCIRRCFRKRRSKDGKKGMKGVDFKSVQLLGSAYKEKPDMEELTENAEEPDDGEDKKEEQKLGKVQYKLEYDFNSNSLSVTVIQAEDLPALDMGGTSDPYVKVYLLPDKKKKFETKVHRKTLSPVFNETFVFKNVPYADAMNKTLVFAIFDFDRFSKHDQIGEVKVPLCQVDLAQTIEEWRELQSVEGEGGQDNKLGDICFSLRYVPTAGKLTVVILEAKNLKKMDVGGLSDPYVKIALMQNGKRLKKKKTSIKKCTLNPYYNESFTFEVPFEQIQKVNLVVTVVDYDRIGTSEPIGKVVLGYNASGTELRHWSDMLASPRRPIAQWHTLKDPEDGEKKD
- the LOC112050614 gene encoding synaptotagmin 1 isoform X4, producing the protein MSPPLSAHQRWRREAEELTEKTPTAANATVSNMTTPTPGVSVSPNATEGPPTTTTTQESIAEKTAEIAHKMNMETWQLVAILVGVAVVVLGICFCCIRRCFRKRRSKDGKKGMKGVDFKSVQLLGSAYKEKPDMEELTENAEEPDDGEDKKEEQKLGKVQYKLEYDFNSNSLSVTVIQAEDLPALDMGGTSDPYVKVYLLPDKKKKFETKVHRKTLSPVFNETFVFKNVPYADAMNKTLVFAIFDFDRFSKHDQIGEVKVPLCQVDLAQTIEEWRELQSVEGEGGQLGDICFSLRYVPTAGKLTVVILEAKNLKKMDVGGLSDPYVKIALMQNGKRLKKKKTSIKKCTLNPYYNESFTFEVPFEQIQKVNLVVTVVDYDRIGTSEPIGKVVLGYNASGTELRHWSDMLASPRRPIAQWHTLKDPEDGEKKD